In Ktedonobacteraceae bacterium, one genomic interval encodes:
- the phaC gene encoding class III poly(R)-hydroxyalkanoic acid synthase subunit PhaC — protein MAIEHSASPFSDIESTLKKLKTGMRIVLDGAKADTGQTPKEVIWTKNKAQLYHYLSPVKKRFPVPILLIYALINRSYVLDLMPGNSLVEYLVNKGFDVYMLDWGTPGDEDKDLTFENYVLDYIARAVKKVLKTSQADELTLFGFCMGGTMCAMYAALFPGKPLKNLILLTAPIDFTEENMGLYGVFTSEKHFDPDVLVDLYGNVPGELVDTGNRLVRPVTNYVGTYVTMWDRIMHDKPMETWLAMNKWVNDGVPFAGATFKQWIREFYQQNKLVKGEIMLRGRRVDLSNITCPVLDIAGKKDHICTLPQAEAIMRLISSQDKEFYVLNAGHVGLLTGADARRNLWPKIESWLEPRSV, from the coding sequence ATGGCTATTGAGCATAGCGCATCACCGTTTAGTGATATCGAAAGTACATTAAAAAAGCTTAAAACTGGTATGCGGATTGTTCTGGATGGAGCAAAAGCCGACACAGGACAGACGCCGAAAGAGGTGATCTGGACAAAGAACAAGGCTCAACTCTACCACTATCTATCCCCGGTGAAAAAGCGCTTCCCGGTGCCGATTCTGCTGATTTATGCATTGATCAATCGCTCCTACGTTTTAGACCTGATGCCCGGCAACAGCCTGGTAGAATATCTTGTCAACAAGGGTTTTGATGTCTATATGCTTGACTGGGGCACCCCCGGCGATGAAGATAAAGACCTCACATTTGAAAACTACGTACTGGACTACATCGCTCGCGCCGTGAAAAAAGTATTGAAAACGTCCCAGGCCGATGAACTCACCCTCTTTGGATTCTGCATGGGTGGCACCATGTGCGCAATGTATGCCGCGCTCTTCCCCGGTAAACCCCTGAAGAATCTGATCCTGCTGACCGCGCCCATAGATTTTACCGAGGAAAACATGGGCTTGTACGGAGTGTTCACCAGCGAGAAACATTTCGATCCCGACGTGCTGGTAGATCTCTATGGTAATGTGCCCGGTGAACTTGTTGATACGGGCAATCGCCTGGTGAGGCCAGTTACCAACTATGTTGGAACATACGTGACCATGTGGGACCGCATCATGCACGATAAGCCGATGGAAACATGGCTGGCGATGAACAAATGGGTAAACGACGGTGTGCCTTTCGCCGGAGCCACGTTCAAGCAATGGATTCGCGAGTTTTACCAGCAGAATAAGCTGGTCAAGGGCGAGATCATGCTGCGCGGGCGAAGAGTAGACCTCTCAAATATTACCTGCCCCGTCCTTGATATCGCGGGAAAAAAGGATCACATCTGCACTCTGCCGCAAGCCGAGGCCATTATGCGCCTGATTAGCAGCCAGGATAAGGAATTCTACGTTCTCAACGCCGGACATGTGGGCCTGCTGACGGGCGCCGATGCCAGGAGGAATCTCTGGCCCAAGATCGAGAGCTGGTTGGAGCCTCGTTCAGTTTAG
- the phaQ gene encoding poly-beta-hydroxybutyrate-responsive repressor — protein sequence MNEDQEKDQEKEFQNSATDAWSKNWVVPVVLLMLREWSSYGYELMEKMAAFGLAAMNPGTFYRTLRQMEKQGMVSSSWDTSEGGPARRIYKITEAGEAYLKFWAESLDQYQKMMDAFFRIYTGRPSPKEKKDEK from the coding sequence ATGAACGAGGATCAAGAGAAGGATCAGGAAAAAGAATTTCAAAATTCTGCCACGGATGCGTGGTCGAAGAACTGGGTTGTGCCGGTCGTGCTGCTCATGCTGCGCGAGTGGAGTTCCTATGGGTATGAATTGATGGAGAAGATGGCAGCATTTGGCCTGGCAGCGATGAATCCGGGGACGTTCTATCGAACACTGCGGCAAATGGAAAAGCAAGGCATGGTCAGTTCCAGTTGGGATACCTCAGAGGGCGGCCCTGCCAGGCGCATATACAAGATTACCGAGGCTGGTGAGGCTTACCTGAAGTTCTGGGCAGAGTCATTGGACCAGTACCAGAAGATGATGGATGCGTTCTTCCGCATCTATACCGGCAGGCCATCGCCAAAAGAAAAGAAGGATGAAAAGTGA
- a CDS encoding phosphotransferase family protein has protein sequence MNVQDETIAIRSGEDFDVPKVEQYLREHIEGLGPGPLRVRQFPSGASNLTYLLQIGDWEGVLRRPPFGPVPPKAHDMERESGLLRKIAPVFPLAPMPYFFCNDLNILGAPFYVMERRRGVVVNDRFPPGVTPTEELCARMSQTVVETLVQIHAIDWQAAGLSEFGHPEGFLARQVKGWIERYFRAQTDEIPQVVPLTSWLAEHVPQSPPATLIHNDFKLNNMLLAADDLTRVTAVLDWEMATIGDPLFDLAITLSYWVNSDDPEELRTVLPAVTTMPGFINREQFMEMYAQKSGRDLSSLDFYLIFAYFKLAVIIQQIYVRWKRGQTQDERFAAFGNRVRALIEYTARLVERK, from the coding sequence ATGAACGTTCAGGACGAGACAATTGCTATTCGCTCAGGAGAGGATTTTGACGTTCCAAAGGTGGAACAATACCTGCGCGAGCATATCGAGGGCTTAGGCCCCGGCCCATTGCGTGTCAGGCAGTTCCCATCCGGGGCTTCTAATCTGACATACTTGCTGCAAATAGGCGATTGGGAAGGTGTGCTGCGCCGCCCGCCGTTTGGCCCGGTTCCACCAAAAGCCCACGATATGGAAAGGGAATCCGGCCTGTTGCGCAAGATTGCTCCCGTCTTTCCCCTCGCGCCCATGCCCTACTTCTTCTGCAACGACCTGAACATTTTAGGTGCGCCCTTTTATGTGATGGAAAGACGCAGAGGGGTGGTTGTCAATGACAGGTTCCCGCCCGGCGTCACACCTACAGAAGAATTATGCGCCCGCATGTCGCAAACGGTCGTCGAGACATTGGTGCAGATACACGCTATCGACTGGCAGGCGGCAGGATTGAGCGAGTTTGGGCATCCCGAAGGTTTTCTCGCACGCCAGGTAAAGGGCTGGATCGAGCGCTATTTCCGCGCGCAAACCGATGAAATTCCCCAGGTTGTACCTCTCACCAGCTGGCTGGCAGAACACGTGCCACAAAGCCCACCGGCAACGCTTATTCACAATGATTTCAAATTGAATAACATGCTGCTGGCTGCAGATGACCTGACCAGGGTAACAGCAGTGCTGGATTGGGAAATGGCGACCATCGGCGATCCACTTTTTGATCTCGCCATTACATTGAGTTACTGGGTGAATAGCGATGATCCGGAAGAACTGCGCACAGTCCTGCCCGCGGTAACCACGATGCCCGGTTTCATCAACCGCGAGCAATTTATGGAAATGTACGCGCAAAAGAGCGGGCGCGATCTCTCCTCGCTCGATTTTTACCTGATCTTCGCGTATTTCAAGCTGGCCGTAATTATCCAGCAGATTTATGTACGCTGGAAGCGCGGGCAAACGCAGGATGAACGCTTCGCGGCTTTCGGCAATCGTGTGCGTGCCCTTATAGAATACACAGCCCGGCTTGTGGAGAGGAAATAA
- the phaC gene encoding class I poly(R)-hydroxyalkanoic acid synthase, whose amino-acid sequence MADTYTSPSEPGAFEAWSKLFESTMKPYTDQETTVKQAADGKDDPWANFIDQLWKANPYSKLLPIDPGEIARAFQQIWLDALSNPARYWANYTNFVQEYTQLVTSTALKFWGIKTDAEPVAVPEKGDKRFNAPDWQLNPAFDALKQGYLLAATTLLKTASEVQGLDEKQQRKLIFYLRQFLDAISPTNYVFTNPQVIHEAITTGGKNLVNGVEHLLRDIEAGQIKMTDTGAFEPGRNLALTPGQVVYRNKLIELIQYTPSTEKVYAIPLLFIPPWINKYYILDMQPQNSLIKFLVDNGFTVFVISWKNPDASMEETSFEDYLTLGPLAALDVIKEITRSQKVNMVGYCIGGTLLSMALPYMKAKGDETANSATFFVSLQDFSEVGDTSVFIDEPQVRYIEGQMMERGYLDSRSMATMFNMLRANDLIWSNVVNNYLLGKEPPAFDLLYWNNDGTRMARKAHSFYLRNTYLENNLIKPNKIVLKGVPIDLGKIDQDIYAVGTQQDHIVPWKSAWRITQLASGKSRFVLGGSGHIAGIINPPSKGRGYWTNDKPVKSADEWFKSAEHHDGSWWADWLEWLKLRSGELAAPPTMGSAAYPPLMPAPGSYVLEK is encoded by the coding sequence ATGGCAGATACATACACTTCACCATCCGAACCGGGTGCATTCGAGGCCTGGAGCAAGCTGTTTGAAAGCACGATGAAACCTTACACCGACCAGGAAACGACCGTTAAACAGGCTGCGGACGGCAAGGATGATCCCTGGGCCAATTTCATTGACCAGCTCTGGAAAGCTAACCCCTATAGCAAATTATTGCCCATCGACCCGGGAGAAATAGCGCGCGCCTTCCAGCAGATCTGGCTGGACGCCCTGAGCAACCCGGCGCGTTACTGGGCCAATTACACCAATTTCGTCCAGGAATATACGCAGTTAGTGACCTCGACGGCGCTCAAATTCTGGGGTATTAAAACGGATGCTGAGCCGGTTGCCGTCCCGGAGAAAGGCGATAAACGTTTTAACGCGCCCGATTGGCAGCTCAACCCGGCCTTCGATGCGCTCAAACAGGGCTATCTTCTGGCCGCGACGACATTGCTGAAAACCGCCTCGGAGGTTCAGGGACTGGATGAGAAACAACAACGCAAGTTAATCTTCTACCTGCGCCAGTTCCTCGATGCGATCAGTCCCACCAATTACGTTTTCACGAACCCGCAGGTCATTCATGAGGCGATTACAACGGGTGGTAAAAACCTGGTAAATGGTGTGGAGCACCTGCTACGCGATATTGAAGCAGGTCAGATTAAGATGACCGATACCGGGGCTTTTGAACCTGGACGCAACCTCGCGCTTACTCCCGGGCAGGTGGTCTATCGCAACAAGCTGATCGAACTGATCCAGTACACACCCTCGACCGAAAAGGTCTACGCGATCCCCTTGCTCTTCATCCCGCCATGGATCAATAAGTATTATATCCTGGATATGCAGCCACAAAATAGCCTCATCAAGTTTCTGGTTGACAATGGCTTCACCGTTTTTGTCATCAGCTGGAAGAACCCGGACGCCTCGATGGAGGAGACCAGCTTTGAGGATTATCTCACATTGGGGCCGCTGGCCGCCCTGGATGTGATTAAAGAGATCACCAGATCGCAAAAGGTCAATATGGTGGGCTATTGTATCGGTGGCACGCTGCTGTCAATGGCATTGCCTTATATGAAAGCCAAAGGAGATGAAACGGCTAACTCAGCGACGTTCTTCGTCTCCCTGCAAGATTTCAGCGAGGTTGGCGATACATCGGTCTTCATCGACGAGCCACAGGTGAGGTATATCGAGGGACAGATGATGGAGCGCGGCTACCTGGATAGCCGCTCGATGGCGACGATGTTCAACATGCTGCGCGCGAATGACCTGATCTGGAGCAATGTCGTCAACAACTACCTGCTGGGCAAGGAGCCACCTGCCTTTGACCTGCTCTACTGGAACAATGATGGGACACGTATGGCCCGCAAAGCGCACTCCTTCTACCTGCGCAATACCTACCTGGAGAACAATCTTATCAAGCCCAATAAGATTGTCTTGAAAGGAGTGCCTATCGATCTGGGCAAAATTGACCAGGATATCTACGCGGTCGGCACGCAACAGGACCATATCGTCCCCTGGAAATCGGCCTGGAGAATTACGCAGCTCGCCAGTGGCAAGTCGCGTTTCGTGCTGGGCGGCAGCGGTCATATCGCCGGTATCATCAATCCACCGAGCAAGGGAAGAGGCTACTGGACGAACGATAAGCCCGTAAAGAGCGCCGATGAATGGTTCAAGTCGGCAGAGCATCACGATGGTAGCTGGTGGGCAGACTGGCTGGAGTGGCTAAAACTGCGTTCAGGCGAACTGGCAGCGCCACCAACAATGGGCAGCGCTGCTTATCCACCACTTATGCCGGCGCCGGGCAGCTACGTGCTGGAAAAGTAA
- a CDS encoding phospholipase D-like domain-containing protein → MSENALKEQVQARQKGPIVHRRPRISIRRIALHAFGIMVALQAITVAALRVVAIVYRRKRKNDQKPFPHRRFQPVHVDSNELQLYDYGCDLYEDMLAAIDSAKEYIYLETYIWKDDEIGRKFKEHLAKKAAEGVEVYVVFDWFGNLVVPRAFKSFPSSIHKMAYHPIKHPWQLFDPRRYALDHRKMLSVDGKIGFIGGFNLGSLYATEWRDTHLRITGPFAADLARAFIDFWNRSSPKGDTINRRMQRKFDPFISLRGNDAIRLTFPIRDMYIDAIDKAEHSIMLTNAYFVPDHILLGALKSAAARGVEVRILVPWVSNHIDVDWVARGYFHECLKAGIRIFGYQHMLHAKTCTIDGQWSTIGTANLDRLSSIGNFEINVEVYSAEFAQQMQELFECDLTDAEELTLDKWVHRHWYTKLSERILAPLRFMM, encoded by the coding sequence ATGAGCGAAAACGCGCTAAAGGAACAAGTACAGGCAAGGCAGAAGGGACCTATCGTTCATAGAAGGCCCCGGATTTCTATTCGCCGCATTGCGCTGCATGCGTTCGGCATAATGGTTGCACTGCAAGCAATCACAGTAGCAGCGCTGCGGGTAGTGGCAATCGTGTACCGGCGGAAGCGAAAGAACGATCAAAAGCCCTTTCCACACCGGCGCTTTCAGCCTGTGCATGTCGATAGTAATGAACTCCAGCTCTATGACTATGGATGCGATCTCTATGAAGATATGCTGGCCGCTATCGATAGCGCTAAGGAATATATCTACCTTGAAACCTACATCTGGAAAGATGATGAGATCGGCAGGAAGTTTAAAGAACACCTGGCAAAAAAAGCTGCCGAGGGAGTAGAAGTATACGTCGTCTTCGACTGGTTCGGCAATCTTGTCGTACCACGGGCATTCAAATCGTTTCCTTCCTCGATCCATAAGATGGCCTATCACCCTATCAAACACCCATGGCAGCTCTTTGATCCACGGCGCTATGCGCTCGATCATCGCAAAATGCTCTCGGTTGATGGCAAGATCGGGTTCATCGGCGGCTTCAACCTGGGTAGTCTCTACGCGACGGAATGGCGAGATACACACCTGCGTATCACCGGGCCATTCGCTGCCGACCTGGCGCGCGCGTTCATCGACTTCTGGAACCGCTCCAGCCCTAAAGGTGACACTATCAACCGGCGTATGCAGCGAAAGTTTGATCCGTTCATCTCTTTGCGTGGAAATGATGCCATACGCCTGACCTTTCCTATTCGCGATATGTATATCGATGCGATTGACAAGGCGGAACATTCGATCATGCTCACTAATGCGTACTTTGTTCCCGATCACATTTTGTTGGGGGCTTTAAAATCTGCCGCCGCTCGTGGAGTGGAGGTACGAATTCTGGTGCCCTGGGTCTCCAATCATATCGACGTTGACTGGGTAGCGCGAGGCTACTTTCATGAGTGTCTCAAAGCAGGGATTCGCATCTTCGGTTATCAGCATATGTTGCACGCTAAGACATGTACAATTGATGGTCAATGGTCCACGATCGGTACCGCTAACCTTGATCGTTTGAGTTCCATCGGAAATTTTGAAATCAATGTCGAGGTGTACAGTGCTGAGTTCGCGCAGCAAATGCAGGAACTCTTCGAATGCGACCTGACCGATGCTGAAGAGCTAACACTCGATAAGTGGGTACACCGGCACTGGTACACGAAGTTGAGCGAACGCATTCTGGCCCCGCTGCGTTTTATGATGTGA
- a CDS encoding phosphatase PAP2 family protein → MDGTADSQGICPAISPSETSGESRSEQVRLRPHPIGIALFVAGVILLSTASVLVHGHPQPYPLDLDTTLTVQHLHPYPWVNDFIEFVSALNNPTPTLVALALWLVGLVTAGIIRHLKGKSALACYESAAGIVGTVAIASGINFIINTLVARPRPLPDDCLAPHDCVKVLSTIPVHSFPSGHTETDVAYYGFLLYLSFTPAIRQWRYYHFLIPLQVFAALDILLIGYSRILEGEHWLTDVLAGYLSGALWLALCIFLYRLITYWIKQKLEMKATIAG, encoded by the coding sequence ATGGATGGGACAGCCGATTCTCAAGGAATATGTCCTGCGATTTCTCCTTCTGAAACTTCCGGGGAAAGCCGATCTGAACAGGTGAGGTTGAGGCCGCATCCTATCGGCATTGCCCTGTTTGTCGCGGGTGTAATACTGTTATCAACCGCGTCTGTGCTTGTTCATGGTCATCCACAGCCCTACCCGCTCGACCTGGATACGACCCTGACCGTGCAACACCTGCATCCTTATCCCTGGGTCAACGACTTCATCGAATTTGTCAGCGCGCTTAATAATCCGACCCCTACTCTTGTGGCCCTGGCGCTATGGCTGGTCGGCTTAGTCACTGCCGGCATAATCAGGCACCTCAAGGGTAAATCAGCGCTTGCGTGCTACGAGTCGGCTGCCGGTATTGTGGGCACAGTTGCCATTGCCTCTGGAATCAATTTTATTATCAACACCCTCGTCGCTCGCCCGCGTCCGCTGCCGGATGATTGTCTCGCACCCCATGACTGTGTGAAAGTTCTGAGTACTATTCCGGTTCATAGCTTCCCCTCTGGTCACACCGAAACGGATGTAGCCTATTATGGTTTTTTGCTGTATCTCAGCTTCACGCCCGCGATACGTCAGTGGCGCTACTATCATTTCTTGATCCCATTACAGGTGTTTGCCGCGTTAGATATTCTGCTGATTGGATATTCGCGCATCCTGGAAGGCGAACACTGGCTGACCGATGTTCTCGCGGGCTACCTCTCCGGTGCGCTCTGGCTCGCCCTCTGCATCTTCCTCTATCGCTTGATCACTTACTGGATAAAGCAAAAGCTTGAAATGAAGGCGACCATTGCCGGCTAA
- a CDS encoding acetoacetate--CoA ligase: MAAPVTEGMLLWEPSEEMKRQANLTHYMQWLEKEKGLHFDDPEELWQWSVDKLEDFWASLWEFFQIKASQPYSAVLVERKMPGAQWFPGAKLNYAEHVFRNATTERPALLFQSESQPLTEISWDELYRKVATVAAALRGMGVQSGDRVVSYMPNIPESAIAFLACASIGATWSSCSPDFGTRSVIDRFQQIEPKVLFAVDGYMYNGKIIDRRAIISELQEALTTVQKTIVVPYVFKDSGAERYANAMMWDDMPASNAELTYEQVPFSHPLWVLYSSGTTGLPKAIVQGQGGILLEHLKQLYMSLDLKPEDRFFWYTTTGWMMWNLLLGGLLLGTTVLLYDGSPSYPSMNALWEYAEKSGMTFFGTSAGFILACMKAEIEPGKTFDLSKLRGLGSTGSPLPPEGFQWIYEHVKEDLWLASVSGGTDVCSAFLGGSVLLPVYAGELQCRALGANVQAFDDNGNPLIDEMGELVITEPMPSMPLFFWNDANNKRYLESYFEMYPGVWRHGDWVKITSRGSAVIYGRSDSTINRKGIRMGSSEIYRVVEDLPEVLDSLVIGMERPGGGYYMPLFVVLRPGVELDDALKVRIRDKIRSNLSPHHVPDDVFVIPEVPRTLNGKKLEVPVKKIFMGAPMEKAISVDSMSNPQSMQYFVEFARRLG; encoded by the coding sequence ATGGCAGCTCCAGTAACCGAAGGAATGCTTCTCTGGGAACCATCCGAGGAGATGAAACGACAGGCTAATCTCACCCATTATATGCAGTGGCTTGAAAAAGAGAAGGGCCTGCATTTTGACGACCCCGAAGAACTCTGGCAATGGTCGGTCGACAAACTTGAAGACTTCTGGGCTTCGCTGTGGGAATTTTTTCAAATCAAGGCCTCGCAGCCTTACAGCGCCGTACTGGTGGAAAGAAAAATGCCCGGCGCGCAGTGGTTTCCAGGTGCGAAACTCAATTACGCGGAACACGTCTTCCGCAATGCTACGACAGAGCGTCCGGCGTTGTTGTTCCAGTCAGAATCGCAGCCCTTAACGGAAATATCGTGGGATGAACTGTACCGCAAAGTAGCTACCGTCGCGGCTGCGCTGCGCGGCATGGGTGTACAATCGGGTGACAGAGTAGTTTCCTATATGCCGAATATTCCGGAATCGGCAATCGCGTTTCTGGCCTGTGCCAGCATTGGGGCGACCTGGTCAAGCTGCTCGCCCGACTTTGGCACGCGCAGCGTCATCGATCGTTTTCAGCAGATCGAGCCGAAGGTTCTTTTCGCCGTAGATGGATACATGTATAACGGCAAAATTATTGACAGGCGGGCTATCATATCAGAGCTGCAAGAAGCTTTGACTACAGTGCAAAAAACCATCGTCGTTCCCTATGTGTTCAAAGACTCGGGCGCTGAACGGTATGCTAATGCCATGATGTGGGATGATATGCCGGCCAGCAATGCCGAACTGACCTACGAGCAGGTGCCGTTCAGTCATCCCCTGTGGGTGCTTTATTCATCCGGCACCACCGGCCTGCCCAAAGCTATTGTGCAGGGCCAGGGCGGAATTCTGCTTGAGCATTTGAAGCAATTGTATATGAGCCTCGATCTCAAGCCGGAAGATCGATTTTTCTGGTATACCACAACCGGCTGGATGATGTGGAACCTGCTTCTGGGGGGATTGTTGCTTGGAACAACGGTCTTGCTCTATGACGGCAGTCCATCCTATCCCAGTATGAATGCGCTTTGGGAATACGCCGAAAAGTCTGGCATGACATTCTTCGGCACCAGCGCCGGATTTATACTCGCCTGCATGAAAGCGGAGATTGAGCCGGGCAAAACATTCGACCTGAGCAAGCTGCGCGGCCTTGGCTCGACCGGCTCTCCGTTGCCACCCGAAGGTTTCCAGTGGATATACGAGCATGTCAAAGAGGACCTCTGGCTGGCTTCGGTCAGTGGCGGTACTGACGTATGTTCGGCTTTCCTGGGCGGCTCAGTACTGCTACCTGTCTACGCGGGCGAATTGCAGTGCCGCGCGCTGGGAGCAAATGTGCAGGCGTTCGATGACAATGGGAATCCGCTTATCGATGAGATGGGCGAGCTTGTCATTACCGAACCGATGCCATCCATGCCGCTGTTTTTCTGGAACGATGCGAACAATAAGCGCTATCTCGAAAGCTACTTTGAGATGTATCCTGGTGTGTGGCGACATGGCGACTGGGTGAAGATTACTTCCAGGGGAAGCGCCGTCATCTATGGCCGGTCGGATTCCACGATCAATCGCAAGGGCATTCGCATGGGCAGCAGCGAGATTTATCGTGTGGTAGAAGACCTGCCAGAAGTACTCGATAGTCTTGTTATCGGTATGGAACGTCCAGGAGGAGGATACTACATGCCCCTCTTTGTCGTTCTCAGGCCGGGGGTAGAGCTAGATGATGCGCTCAAGGTGCGCATCCGCGATAAGATTCGCAGCAATCTTTCGCCGCATCACGTGCCTGACGATGTGTTCGTCATCCCAGAGGTGCCGCGCACTCTGAATGGCAAGAAGTTGGAGGTCCCGGTGAAGAAAATCTTCATGGGCGCCCCAATGGAAAAAGCCATCAGCGTAGACTCGATGAGCAATCCGCAATCCATGCAGTACTTCGTCGAGTTCGCGCGCCGGTTAGGTTAA